The window GTCCAGGATGTAGGCATTGCCATCAATCCTGCCAAACTGCATCAcctgtgtaaaaacaaacaaacaaaaaaagtcagtacaGATTGTTATGTACTATTATTAATAGGGATGCACCAATTTATCAACCAAGCATCGGCATCAGACGATATTCACCTTGCTGATTGTCACTGGCCtatcagcaaataaaataacattcacTAGTGGCAgtagttgtttttctgttgtgccaCATAAATCTTGCACAGGCTAATAAGCAGGGCTTGAGACAAACAGCATGTTGTTGTGCTGGGGACAATAAAAGAACAACAACCTGCCCTTCACTGTCAAGAgcactgcagtttgtgacaaaCATATATCTTCCCCGGGACGCCTTTGGAATAAATGTAAACTCACTATTAATGTGTCACGGGACAgatctcattgttttcctctAGAACAACAAATCTATGTTGACAAACAAATGAGAGCTAGTtaatgttagctgttagcagctcATGGAGGTTACATAGTTACATTACAATGCGTTCAagctctattcagtaaaaatgagaatTGGGCTAAGATAAATTAGAATGTTCTTatgatgtgtttaaatgttatattttcaaatgtattttcatgagaaatttgaataaatacatCAGTTTGAAAGAgcaatttgttgatgttttacaGCATTAGGAAACTGATATTAGAGAggaaattattatatataaggtcttgagtcctaaaacccagaaattagtTAACATTTTAGTTCTCCTGGGTTTTTCGAATGGATTTTTGGTTAGGACCCTGAAATAAGGTGCTTAACACCAACTTTcttgtcagtaaataccccacttgtgaattttgaaacCTTTGCTTGTGGgatgaataacaaaaacaaagtaaacaacaaaaaacaaacttcaataTCAGctgaattgttatttttaaaaccagTGGAGgcccaaaattacaaaatcagtGCATCCCTAATCATTAACATCATGTCCTCAGGCACATTGTGTGCGAATATGAatacttttaatgtttctttcaGTATACAGACAACATGCAGTGAGTGACATGTCTTGTACAGGAGCTCTTACCTGTCTGCCCTCCAGTTCAATTTGAAAGTTTTTGGCAGACTCCTGTGTGACGCGGCCACCAAAGTCCAGCTGGTAGACCTGCGTGGCTTCATTCCACAGCGGCTGCTTGTTGGCCATGACGTACACAAACCCCTGGCTGCCCAGCCCGCGGTCCTCTTTCTCGTTGGCCTTTCGACACTTGATCTCATCCAGTTCACTGGCAGCCCTCAAGTTCCTCTTACTCTTCCAGCCCTTCTTACCGCTCTGGCACTGATTGAGCAGCTCGTCCCCGCTGATGAACAGCTCTGGCTCACTCTCCGAACTGTCTTGGAACTCACTATTGGCAGTGGCCTTACTCAGCTTCTTAGCCTTTAACTGCTGCTCTTTCTGTCCCTTCAGCTTCTTCTTGTCCCTCCCTCCCAGCCGCGGACTGGAGATGAGTGAGTTGAAATCACCCAAAGCTCTGCCCTCTTTTTTTGACTTGCTCCCTTCAGCCAACGGCGGCACGTTAGCCTCCTCAGCGCGCCCATCCGCCCTCTTGCGGTTCTTCTTGCTGAACTTTTCAGATCGCTGCGGGACAGGACTTTCAGTCAAGGAGAGCACCTCCTGAAAACTTTCCCCGGCCTCTGCCATGGCCTCCTGTAACCCTCCGTGgttctgcagctctgctggTGGTGgcggaggaggtggaggagggggaggaggaggaggtggaggcgaGTGAACACTTTTGTCTACTGCCATGTGAGAGGCTTTGGGTGGTAGTGGCACTGCAGGACTGGGCATCGGTGGGCAGGAATTATAGGTACCCCAGGGAGTGTGAAGGGCGATCGGGGGGATGGGGAGCCCTGCACAAGCACTTCCTCCTGGATacaggggagggagggggcagCAGGCGAGGTTTGCCAGGTTTGCAGGGTAACCAGGCGGTAAGACAAGGGCTGCATCCTGCTGTGAGAATGGCACCGGTGCCACCACCTCCTTTGGGGAGGAGCAGGGGCGAGGTGATCCTGGAATGGGTTGCAGCTGGGCTCCAGAATAGGCAGCTGCTGCAGGGTACTGGAGAGAGATTTGGTAGCCTGCAGCTGCCGCCGCGGCTTGAAATGATGCAGCACTGGGGCTGGTGGGGGACTTTGGAGAAAGGACaaaaggcagcctggacacGTCCAAGTGCTGAGCTGGGGTGAGAATAAGTGGGGGTGGTTTGTGGGGTCCGGGGGGGCCAGTGGGATTCAGCGTTGCTGTCCGTTCCTGAGGAACCCACACCTCCTCTGTGGCAGCTGGGTCCCACTGATAGGGAGGTGGGCGTTTAACAACCAGCCCTGACGCATCATTTCCTCCTAGCGCCAGATGCCTCAGTGATTGGTTCAGTGTTTCATCCTCAGTAAATGCTGAATTAACATAATCAGCCCTGTCTCTGTTactccctcctcctgctgcagtcCCAGATCCTTCAAGAGAGCTCAGCAGGTTGTAAGAGGACTGGGAGGCCAGAGGAGTAGCACTGTTGGAGTGCACAATAACTGTACTGTGTGGAGCCCCGTTCCCTGGAGGGAAGTCCTGCCTGATGATAGTTCCTCCTGCTATCCCATTAGTGCTTCCCGGGGCAGTACCTCCAACACTGGATCCACTGCTACACTGGCTGCAGGTGTATAAGGCTGTGGGCACCCTCTGCTGGAACGAAGCTGCTAGTGCACTACTGTTTTTAGCCTTAGGAGGCAGTGGTCTGGGCGGCTCCAGCATCTGGGAAACTTTGAGAGCGGCCTCTCGGCTGTTCCTCCTGAGAGTGGCGTGGATCAGACTGCTGTCGAGCCTCTGTCCAGGGTTCCTGCCGACAGCACTGTTCTGATTGGCTGGGTCGGGGTATGGGGGCGGGTCGCCGCTGGGTATGGAATAGCGAGGTGCAGTGAGTCTGTTGAGTGTGGCTGAGGTGTAGGGCAGCTGGATCTTCTtgtcagctgaggaggaggaggatgaggaggtgaCCCTGAGAGTGGCAGAGCTGCCAGGTCCCTGGAGTGTGTAGACATTCTGATTACAGACAAGGCGCGTTCGAGGACGACATACTTCTTCCACATTCCCACTGCTGTCAAATGTTGTTATCCTCTCATATCCCAGGGGTGTAGGGTACTGCGCCTGCTGCTGACCTGAAGGATAAAGTGAAAACTCTCCCTTCTTTAGACAAACGTCACCAGGGGGAGGAGTCCCACTGGTGCTCCCTACTGATCCAGAAGCAGCGCTGGAGGCTGCAGCGGAGGCTGATGCCGAGGcggcagcagctgctgctgcagccacagcGGCAGCCACAGTGCCGGGGTAAGGGGGCGGGGGGTTCATCTTGCTTAGCTCTAGCGGGGCACTGAAGACCACCGTATCACCCTCAGCCAGCTGTGGAGTTGACCGAGTGGTTTTGATTTTCAGTAGGTGCTCGTGTTCACCCCCCACTGCTCTCTCGACCACTAAATCAGCAGGTGGGTGAGGGATCTGTATCTGAAGTGCGCCCGGCTGGAGCTGGTGCACAGAAGCACCTGAAGGCTGTCCTGACGCCATGGAGGGAACAGGGATTTGTAtttggagctgctgctgaagctgatggtgatgttgctgtgtttgctgttgatGATGCATTTGTTGCTGCAGTTGCTGCTGAATCtgttgatgctgctgttgtagttgttgctgttgttgtatgtgctgctggagctgatgctgatgctgctgctgcatgtgttggagctgctgctggatgtgctgttgctgctgctgaatgtgctgttgctgaagctgctgctgttgtaaGTGTTGATGCTGgagcatctgctgctgctgctgctgctgctgttggagttgctgttgctgctgaatTTGTTGatggtgctgctgttgttgttgttgttggtgactttgttgttgctgttgttgtgaagGATGATGAGAAGGGGGAGGTCCCACCATTAGGCGACCCATTTCTAGTCCCCCAAAGATGACCTGACCAGGACTGGAGTACCTGGTGGGGACTGTGTACTGGGCTGTCAGGATGGTGTCCTGGCTTTGGTCCGACCCACCAGCAGCTGCCCCAGCAGGGGTTGCAGTGGGATTTGTTAGGACATCCAGCTGAACATTTTGATTGGCTAGAAGTGACTGAACCAGACCAATGCTTTGGGCGGGGGACATGGCCTGGGCGGGACTATGGATGGGGGCAATAGGGATGTTTACAGTGCAGGGCGGGTTGTCATCTGTGCTGCCAGCAGGTCCTGTGACAGGCAGGTCATCTTCATCCTCACTGAAGACGTTGGGGCTGAAAACAGGCAGATTGATGTAGTCCATGGAGATTTTTCGCACCTCTGGAAGGTAGATGGTCATCTGTCTGGGCTGCAGGTGGAGGAGGCTCGTTTTATAGATGACTGAGGGGGAGAGGGATGAAGCAAGAGTGAGAAAATTAGAGGAAATTAAGACACAGGACTAGttaaaatgaactttatttatttaattactctTTCAGTCTTAAATTTTGATGGAAAAGTTGTTGACTGGTTACCTGCACCAAGATTAGTTGGCAAGAATGTGGCGAGCCCCACAATCTTGAACTTTGTCCCCCAAATATTTGATGTGACCTGAGCAAGGTAattttgctgcaaaacaaaagcaaaaataatcatattattTTCTAGGGGTGGGGGAAAAATCGATACAGCATAGTGTTAGTAGCATAGTTAACAGCATAGTGTGATATTTTGCATGACAATATTGTATCGAAACACACTGCCAGGTATCGAGTGGTGAATTATATAAAttgttaatattgcaaataaaaattaaacttttggtagcctactagaataaaaaagacaattgtTTCTTAAGTCCAGAAGatacattttactgcaaaaagGGGGTCATAATTGGCAgctggaaaaaggcaataaatggCAATCTACCACAATACATGTTAGTGCTATACTGGGCAtattgtaaattatttaaaatcacaataatattgtatcattgggcctctggtgattcccactaCCGTTATGTtccacaaaaacataaaaaaatcaacagaataaatatatatttaaaaatgaaatgtgtgagATTATCATCAAACAAAATATCCCATTCCCTGGACACCCAAGCAATTTGACTAATCCGTGGGTGACAGCGGAATAGCAACAAGTGTGCttgagaaaattattataataaagcAAAACTGATCCAGAGGACAAAAGTGAATGTGGCtcaaataatttgattgttACCTGAGTGATGTCATCTAGAGGAAATTCCCTCCGTGTTAGACTGGGTGACCCAATTGAGGGTTTCCGTATCGGTAACCGTGGTGACCTGGAGATCTCTTGTGTAGTGCGGGAAAGTTTGGGCGATTTTCTGGGATCAATGTTGATCCTGTTGGTAAAGGGACAAACTAAGTCTCTACAGAGAAggtagcaaataaaaaaaagaaggtttaGGCATGCAGTGAACCAAACAGCAAGTGCAAACACATTTCATTAGACATTCatgtaaagggttaatataaGTGGAAAACCCACAAAAGGAATAAATTCTGGTACTCCagtgtattttgcaaaaatattcatCAAAACAATTATTACATATGTATTCAAAGGTTAATTCTAATGTTTTCATGCTGTTGGAAGATGGAGTGATAGCAACTGAAGCTATCTGAAAGCAGCCTTTGGTTCTTTCCCCTCGCTGAATAACTGGGTATTGTTgaaaactgtgttaaaaaaagaaactggtgAAAAGAACGTTTCTTGATTCAAGCTTAATAATTAGGCAATATGTTAATAAAACTACCCtgacttcatttgtttaaagcgGCAAATGCAGATTTCAGTGCATGAGTTGTCTGCGCCATGGTTATTATAGTTAACTAAAACGAATCTTAAAACTAAAACTagatgtcaacaaacaaaatTGGTTAagtaaataactgaaataaaaccaGGAGGAACTGCATGGTGGGTGCTACACTTTCAGTATGACGACACCCTGAAATTAGCGGTAACCACCATATGAGCGCAGTGCAAAGCAGCAGTGATGAGCTAGCCTGTGGGATACgcacatgcaaaaacatgcacGTATGatcaaacaaagcaaacaacatAAAAGCCTCTAATTACATAACACACAAAGACGGTGTAACTTTATTATTTAGGAAGCCATCACTCCACTATATCTTAACAACATTTAGTTGGTAAtgtgtgaagaaaaaataaacttgtccATTTCACATGGGCAAATGAGCCAAGTATTACATTAAAGCCTggattaagaaaatataaacatgtgTACTGACTTtgtcacaccacagaaaaatgtgttaataagCACCGAGCCAAAGCTGAATGATTCATGTAGTTGCCaagtatataaaattatgtttcaaatcatgaacaataagcaaaaaaaaaacaaaaacaggaaatattaGTTAAGATAGCATGCTACAGTACACACAGGACACGGGTCAGGTGGTTACCTGGGCAGTTTGGGGGATTTACTCCCCCTGGATATCTTTGGAGATTTCTTGCCAACCCAGTCATCACTCAGCTCAATGTCACTGGAGTCTGAGCAGttacagctgtcaatcatggcagataTCAGACTGTTGCCGTATATCTCAtctgaggagagaaaataaGATGGAGGATGGAAAAATCAGTTAGTTTGGAGtaaatagatttttaatgtgtcaaTCTCAAGATAAACTTTACTGGTCACAGCTAATGTGTGGTGTTATTCTCTTGACGCAGCTAATTTCTACCACCTTGATGCTTAAAATCATAACTTGACGCGGCTAAAATGTTTACAATCTTACAGTTTCAAATGGTATTTCATCATGGACTAAatcagggaggaaaaaaaaagattctcaACAGAATGGCAATCTTAGGCATTTCAGGAAATCTACTTTAACAACTTGGAGGCAGGCACCTtcataactttttctttttaaaaaatgacagcagcaaCAATGTTCCAACATTTAGACCCATTCGATCCAAACCATTGTTTCAATTTTTCTCTTCTCCCTCATTCATATGGAGTCTGTGAACCGCTGCTGCTCCAGTTTAGGTCAAGCTAATTTATTTGATGGACATTAAAGTGTGAACGTGCTGGAACCATTTCATGGCTGGCTTCATTTATCACTGCATGGGGAGGGTGCGGGTTGATTTATGAGGAACCCAGGGGCCATCAGAGCTTCCATTAAGCAGCTTTTAATTAACATGGGCCCAGTCTGCCCTGTGTGACTAAAACATACTCGCTCTCTGAGTGCCAACTTGAGAAACTCAAATAACTGGAAAAGTACTGGAGCAGGCACATGTGTCTGGGAGGAATGCATTTAGCAGCTGATTCTTtccaaatattaaaacatacaagtatgttttaaataaaacatagatacacatagtaaaaaaaaaattattttggttCTTGAACAATGGTTCAAATCTAGGTCAGTTTTCAAGAGGGCAGAAACAGCTCATTGAGTAATACATTTGAATATACTGCTAAGAAACAATTTTAAAACTCTTATACTGAATGTACTGACAATCTTTCCCACATTCTCTTCTTCAACACATTTCATAATGAAGaggtcaattttatttatttttttcatttatagaTACCTAAAGTATGCACACAtgttgtgtatatatgtgtgtgtgtgtatatatatattaaaacattatgaACTGCTGTTAATGCTGctattttttgtgatattgaATGCTCTTtgaccatttgaaacctgggaagGCAATGAACAGCAAAAAGGGATATtgctcaaaaattagcaagaaattagtaaaaagttcaagaaaactactggaaaattactttaaaaaaaagtagaaaacaaatgaaaaagaaaatgacctggaaaaaaagtgctaagaatttgaaagaaatctgtagcataattttaaatatgtatgtattataaTTGTCAATACagtttttccctccttttttccttttttccccaagctttttttttttttggcttttttcagttttcatgcCAATATGAATGAATTTCAGTTGTACCTGTTTTTCCATCTGTCTTGGGGTCCATAATGACAAACTCTGGACGAAGTTTACTTATTCGTCGGCCTTTGAGGATAGGCACCAAACCTCCTAGGTACTCCAGGTACAGAGTGTAGCAGGGCCCCCCCACCTCCGGGTTATCCTCTGTACGCTTCATGGTACAGTGCAGACGCTCGTTTCCAGCTGTTGGGTAGCTCACAAAATCACGCATGTTGTTGGGATCAGGTATGGGGGGCTGGAAGAGAAAACATTGTAGCATATGTCAAAAACTCATCCTTCCAAGTccacatacattttatttgaagtGTAGTGCTATTACAGTTGTTATGCATAACTACACTTCGCCTgggattatttgtttttctaggAGATAAGTAAGGATCTCATCTCAGTCAAAGGTGACATCTCTGACAGCGCTGGTATACATCAAGTAAATGTCCAGAAgactttgcatttatttgtatgCTTTTAATGGATCTAGCGCCCTCCTGTTCTGTGTTACCTTGATGGTGGGGACAAAAGCAGTAGTGACGTAAGAACAAAGGCGGGAAGGCATGGTGAGCTTGGCAACATCTTTTTCCTCCTTCACTGCTGTGGCGATGCCCTGCTGGCAGAGTAGCTGCAGGTTGGCAACGCGGTGCTCCACTCGCACTACGTAGAGCGCCGGGCCGCATGCCAAGAACAGACGAGAGTCCCGGTGACCCCAACACAGCGTAGTGATGGGGCGCTGCAGGGAGATGGCAGAGATACAttggagagaagaaaagatTACACACACTCGGTTCAtcctttcaaaatgtcaaagggacagttcacttcaaaaacaaaaatacttatATTTCCTCTGAtctgttgtgctatttatcaatctagattgatttggtgtgagttgctgagtgttggcgatatcggccgtagagatgtctgtagTGCTATCTAGCTCCATTGTATTGAAGAGAACTTTCAGTTCATGTACGTGTTactttttatcatttcactGGTTACTTCACAATAGACATATTTAGGTATTTTTCCAAGGTTTTTATTCCAGCTaatggcttgtttttttaatatcgaacatgcaaaataaataaatattaaaaacataagtaAGAAAACTAAACCAGAATCCCCAATGGACATATTCAGTAATCATAACAGGGTTTCTACGGCTTAAGACAAGtgaaatttaagactttttaagactttttttaatgttactcAGAATAAAATGTAGGAtaaattttacattaatttttgTCCAGTTAAAAAGTTAGACGAGCTACTAAAGTGTTGGTGGTTTCTCTGCTTAACATTAATGTAAGAGGCAAATAGAAGATATTaccaattcatttttaaatttcacaaagcatgtcagaaaaaaaactatttattataCCCTTCTTCCCATGTCacagcatttttaagatttttgaaagactgatGTAAGACAGTTTGAtaacaattaaggccttattttatTAGATTATTGAATTAAAcgcctttaagactttttaagaatcCACAGGAACAATGCATAAGTATTCTTTGTCCCAAAAAGGAGTTGGAAGAAGTGAGTACTTACATATTTGATAAAGTCCTAcccctttttaaatattttcaagttATTATTAAGCATAAATTTCCCCTCTTTCCACCCCAGTGTTCTCGCTACATACCTTGATGAAGTCAAACAAAAATTTAACTTAGGACTTCAAATACATAATCTAATCATCTGGGAAGGGAGATAAAATTCTCAAACACAGTTCTGAGTACTGTGatgactcattacttcacctgCGCTGGTGTGTCCAGTGTGTAGATGTGTTCACCACGAACATTGTAAAACTTAACAATGGCATTCCTGGTGGGGGGAGGACAGGAGGGGTCGGGGGAGAGGAGGGTTCTCTCCATCCCTGCCACTGCAAGGAGGTCTCCCTGCGAGCACCACTGGACCACCACATCTGCAGCAGAAGTCACAGAGGAGGACAATTTATCAAAATGTTGTGCATATCAACATTTGCAGCCACATTTGACAAAAAGATTCCTTGAGTCTGAACTCATAAATAAGTATCAACAAATGAGTGAgagaaataattaaacaaagaaagacataaaGTTGCTGGAATATTTGGGCATCTATGATTAGACACAAACGCACCTTTCAGACTGGTGCGGATGAGGGTGGGAGAGAGGTCGTCGTAGTTGTTCATCAGGCTGATGTCTCCAGAGGTGAAGCTGACTGTCAGCAGTGGTTTCTGGCTGTGCACTGCGGAGAGAGAAAGGACAacacaaacatcttaaaaaggCAAAGTGAGAGCAACACAATGAGGTGGCCACTTTTTGAAAGTCTCCGTCTTGTCTCAGAATCGATGGCATTTTTAGACGGTCTTGTCTCGGTCTCAAACAAAGAGAACTAGGGAGTTTATTTCAAGACCGGTCAAAACCCCAACTACTGGGATATCACTAAACTGCCTGTGAAAAAACACAGGAGTGTCGAATAAAGATAGTTCATTTCAGCTCTTAattgtttgaatttgttttctcATATTAAACAAAGGAAGGGGAACCCAGTAGCTCAGTTCACAGAGGCTTCGATTCCggcctctgccctttgctgcaaaccctctctctccccctctcacgtttcagctgtcctatcaaataaaggtaaaaagcccccaaaataatctttaaaaaatcgcattaaattaaaaaaaaaaaagaaaacaaaagaaaatcccaaCACATAAAATTCACCTCTAAAATGCCTTTTGATCATTATATCCAGAAATTTCTCACATTATActtacacatgcacatatacagtatattgcgTGGTCTTGGTTAAGGTGGTATTTAATACAATGATACATATCATCTGTAGGTGAACAGAACTATAACTTACATATTTATAGTAGGATGTCAATCGATGTCTATCGAGGACTAGTGTTCAAATTTTAATCGCACTTACTAAAATGCAATAATTAATTCTACATCAACACAATATTGGGGTTTAACTTACAGCAAAACATACAGCTGATGTGACATTACTTATTACAGCCAGGATAGAGCCCAACATGAAACACGGGAAGGGCTGAAACGATTAGTCAATGAATTGACTGgtcaaacaacataaaatcatTGGTCAcctattttaaccctttgaaaccggcaagttggctttatttctttcaaaatgtggGAAATatgggatggaaaaaaaagagaaatgacacagaaattagACAGGAATTTGCAAAAGGTACACAGAAACTACCTAAAAATTAgcgaaaaattaaaaaaaataaacacaaaaaaaaaccaaaagcaaaagcaaaagcttttctttgtctaatgtgacagtaaactgaacaTTGTTAGGTTTTGGAGTGATGGTTGGATAAAACAAGCAA is drawn from Plectropomus leopardus isolate mb chromosome 16, YSFRI_Pleo_2.0, whole genome shotgun sequence and contains these coding sequences:
- the tulp4a gene encoding tubby-related protein 4a isoform X1 codes for the protein MFAAVEHGPVLCSDSNILCLSWKGRVPKSEKEKPVCRKRYYEEGWLATGNGRGVVGVTFTSSHCRRDRPTPQRVNFNLRGHNSEVVLVRWNEPFQKLATCDTDGGIFVWIQYEGRWSVELVNDRGAQVSDFTWSHDGTQALISYRDGFVLVGSVSGQRHWSSEINLESQITCGIWTPDDQQVLFGTADGQVIVMDCHGRMLAHILLHESDGIVSMSWNYPSFLVEDSSESDTDSDDYSAPQVHSQKPLLTVSFTSGDISLMNNYDDLSPTLIRTSLKDVVVQWCSQGDLLAVAGMERTLLSPDPSCPPPTRNAIVKFYNVRGEHIYTLDTPAQRPITTLCWGHRDSRLFLACGPALYVVRVEHRVANLQLLCQQGIATAVKEEKDVAKLTMPSRLCSYVTTAFVPTIKPPIPDPNNMRDFVSYPTAGNERLHCTMKRTEDNPEVGGPCYTLYLEYLGGLVPILKGRRISKLRPEFVIMDPKTDGKTDEIYGNSLISAMIDSCNCSDSSDIELSDDWVGKKSPKISRGSKSPKLPRDLVCPFTNRINIDPRKSPKLSRTTQEISRSPRLPIRKPSIGSPSLTRREFPLDDITQQNYLAQVTSNIWGTKFKIVGLATFLPTNLGAVIYKTSLLHLQPRQMTIYLPEVRKISMDYINLPVFSPNVFSEDEDDLPVTGPAGSTDDNPPCTVNIPIAPIHSPAQAMSPAQSIGLVQSLLANQNVQLDVLTNPTATPAGAAAGGSDQSQDTILTAQYTVPTRYSSPGQVIFGGLEMGRLMVGPPPSHHPSQQQQQQSHQQQQQQQHHQQIQQQQQLQQQQQQQQQMLQHQHLQQQQLQQQHIQQQQQHIQQQLQHMQQQHQHQLQQHIQQQQQLQQQHQQIQQQLQQQMHHQQQTQQHHHQLQQQLQIQIPVPSMASGQPSGASVHQLQPGALQIQIPHPPADLVVERAVGGEHEHLLKIKTTRSTPQLAEGDTVVFSAPLELSKMNPPPPYPGTVAAAVAAAAAAAASASASAAASSAASGSVGSTSGTPPPGDVCLKKGEFSLYPSGQQQAQYPTPLGYERITTFDSSGNVEEVCRPRTRLVCNQNVYTLQGPGSSATLRVTSSSSSSSADKKIQLPYTSATLNRLTAPRYSIPSGDPPPYPDPANQNSAVGRNPGQRLDSSLIHATLRRNSREAALKVSQMLEPPRPLPPKAKNSSALAASFQQRVPTALYTCSQCSSGSSVGGTAPGSTNGIAGGTIIRQDFPPGNGAPHSTVIVHSNSATPLASQSSYNLLSSLEGSGTAAGGGSNRDRADYVNSAFTEDETLNQSLRHLALGGNDASGLVVKRPPPYQWDPAATEEVWVPQERTATLNPTGPPGPHKPPPLILTPAQHLDVSRLPFVLSPKSPTSPSAASFQAAAAAAGYQISLQYPAAAAYSGAQLQPIPGSPRPCSSPKEVVAPVPFSQQDAALVLPPGYPANLANLACCPLPPLYPGGSACAGLPIPPIALHTPWGTYNSCPPMPSPAVPLPPKASHMAVDKSVHSPPPPPPPPPPPPPPPPAELQNHGGLQEAMAEAGESFQEVLSLTESPVPQRSEKFSKKNRKRADGRAEEANVPPLAEGSKSKKEGRALGDFNSLISSPRLGGRDKKKLKGQKEQQLKAKKLSKATANSEFQDSSESEPELFISGDELLNQCQSGKKGWKSKRNLRAASELDEIKCRKANEKEDRGLGSQGFVYVMANKQPLWNEATQVYQLDFGGRVTQESAKNFQIELEGRQVMQFGRIDGNAYILDFQYPFSAVQAFAVALANVTQRLK
- the tulp4a gene encoding tubby-related protein 4a isoform X2 encodes the protein MFAAVEHGPVLCSDSNILCLSWKGRVPKSEKEKPVCRKRYYEEGWLATGNGRGVVGVTFTSSHCRRDRPTPQRVNFNLRGHNSEVVLVRWNEPFQKLATCDTDGGIFVWIQYEGRWSVELVNDRGAQVSDFTWSHDGTQALISYRDGFVLVGSVSGQRHWSSEINLESQITCGIWTPDDQQVLFGTADGQVIVMDCHGRMLAHILLHESDGIVSMSWNYPSFLVEDSSESDTDSDDYSAPQVHSQKPLLTVSFTSGDISLMNNYDDLSPTLIRTSLKDVVVQWCSQGDLLAVAGMERTLLSPDPSCPPPTRNAIVKFYNVRGEHIYTLDTPAQRPITTLCWGHRDSRLFLACGPALYVVRVEHRVANLQLLCQQGIATAVKEEKDVAKLTMPSRLCSYVTTAFVPTIKPPIPDPNNMRDFVSYPTAGNERLHCTMKRTEDNPEVGGPCYTLYLEYLGGLVPILKGRRISKLRPEFVIMDPKTDGKTDEIYGNSLISAMIDSCNCSDSSDIELSDDWVGKKSPKISRGSKSPKLPRINIDPRKSPKLSRTTQEISRSPRLPIRKPSIGSPSLTRREFPLDDITQQNYLAQVTSNIWGTKFKIVGLATFLPTNLGAVIYKTSLLHLQPRQMTIYLPEVRKISMDYINLPVFSPNVFSEDEDDLPVTGPAGSTDDNPPCTVNIPIAPIHSPAQAMSPAQSIGLVQSLLANQNVQLDVLTNPTATPAGAAAGGSDQSQDTILTAQYTVPTRYSSPGQVIFGGLEMGRLMVGPPPSHHPSQQQQQQSHQQQQQQQHHQQIQQQQQLQQQQQQQQQMLQHQHLQQQQLQQQHIQQQQQHIQQQLQHMQQQHQHQLQQHIQQQQQLQQQHQQIQQQLQQQMHHQQQTQQHHHQLQQQLQIQIPVPSMASGQPSGASVHQLQPGALQIQIPHPPADLVVERAVGGEHEHLLKIKTTRSTPQLAEGDTVVFSAPLELSKMNPPPPYPGTVAAAVAAAAAAAASASASAAASSAASGSVGSTSGTPPPGDVCLKKGEFSLYPSGQQQAQYPTPLGYERITTFDSSGNVEEVCRPRTRLVCNQNVYTLQGPGSSATLRVTSSSSSSSADKKIQLPYTSATLNRLTAPRYSIPSGDPPPYPDPANQNSAVGRNPGQRLDSSLIHATLRRNSREAALKVSQMLEPPRPLPPKAKNSSALAASFQQRVPTALYTCSQCSSGSSVGGTAPGSTNGIAGGTIIRQDFPPGNGAPHSTVIVHSNSATPLASQSSYNLLSSLEGSGTAAGGGSNRDRADYVNSAFTEDETLNQSLRHLALGGNDASGLVVKRPPPYQWDPAATEEVWVPQERTATLNPTGPPGPHKPPPLILTPAQHLDVSRLPFVLSPKSPTSPSAASFQAAAAAAGYQISLQYPAAAAYSGAQLQPIPGSPRPCSSPKEVVAPVPFSQQDAALVLPPGYPANLANLACCPLPPLYPGGSACAGLPIPPIALHTPWGTYNSCPPMPSPAVPLPPKASHMAVDKSVHSPPPPPPPPPPPPPPPPAELQNHGGLQEAMAEAGESFQEVLSLTESPVPQRSEKFSKKNRKRADGRAEEANVPPLAEGSKSKKEGRALGDFNSLISSPRLGGRDKKKLKGQKEQQLKAKKLSKATANSEFQDSSESEPELFISGDELLNQCQSGKKGWKSKRNLRAASELDEIKCRKANEKEDRGLGSQGFVYVMANKQPLWNEATQVYQLDFGGRVTQESAKNFQIELEGRQVMQFGRIDGNAYILDFQYPFSAVQAFAVALANVTQRLK